The [Clostridium] celerecrescens 18A genomic sequence TGGTTTACCCCGTTAGATCTGGCGATTTCTGCAAACCGCTCCATGTCCTGACGGGAGTAGGGTTCTGGGTTATCTTTAAAGCAATAGGTTTTGTCAACCAAATGGTACTTAGCCTCCCCCAGGGGGTTGTAATTTAGAATTTCATATGACACTTTCTTGGATAACGCTGATATAAACCGGCTGATTCCTGCTATGTTATCATCCTTAGTGGTAAGCCCCGGAATCATTGGGGTACGGATGATAACATGGTCTCTATTCTCAGATTCCAGCAAAAGACGTATGTGTTTTTTGATCCGCTCATTGGTCACACCGGTATACTTTTTATGGGCTTCCGGTTCAAAAATCTTAAAATCCGCATAAATCAGGTCCAGCCATGGGAGTACAGCTTCCAGTGTTTCTGTTGGTACATGGAGAGCCGTCTCAATCGCCGTGTGGATGTTCCTTTTCTTCATCTCCTTTAAAAAGGAGAGGACAAACTCCGGCTGGAGTAGCGGTTCTCCCCCTGAGAGGGTAACACCGCCGCCGTATTTATAAAAAGGGGCATCCCTAAGTACCTCTTCCACAGCTTCTTCCACGGTCAGCCTGGCGCTGTCCCATAGAATCGCCCCGGAAGGGCATTCCTCTATGATCCGGTCCCAGTCCTCTGTTTTTGTAATATCAAGCCTGATTCCTTTTTCTGTCATGAGAATACCGCTGTTTTCAGAAAGACTGCAACAGATCTGGCAACCAATGCATTTGTTCGGGAAGTACAATGGCCTTACCGTCCTGCTGATCCCTTCCGGATTATGACACCATACGCAGGACAGTGGACAGCCCTTTAAAAATACGGTTGAGCGGATTCCCCCGCCGTCATGGGTGGAAAAACGGCGGATATCAAAGACAATTCCTTTTACCGTCCTCTCCTCCAAATTGATTCCCTCCATATGTTTTATGTTTCCCATCAGATATCCGCATAGCTGGTTCTGGCGATGATCTCATTCTGAAGCTCATCGGCAAGCTCCGTAAAATAAGCGGTATATCCGGCTACCCGGATGGTAAGGCTTCGATACTGTTCCGGATTTTTCTTTGCCGCAATCAAATCTTCCTTCCGGACCACATTGAATTGGATATGAGGAATCTCCAGATCCACAAAGGCCCGCAATAACAGGGCAAACTTATTGATCCCCTGCTCTGTCCGGAAAAATTCCGGCAAAAACTTCATGTTAAGAAGCCCCCCGTTTGTAGTCAGGTTTTTATCCAGTTTTGATACGGACTTCAGCACTGCCGTGGGTCCCGTGGTATCCCGTCCATATACAGGGGACATTCCGCCATCAGCCAGGGGCTGTCTTGCATATCTTCCATCCGGCGAAGCCCCTACATTCTCTCCCATGGGAACATGAGCAGAAACCGTATACATGCCGGTATGGTATTTTCCGCCTCTGTAATTGGTATATCGGGACAGGCGATTTTTGAAATATTCCGCCCACTTGGCTCCCATCTGGTCTACCCAGTCCACATCATTGCCATATTTGGGCACTTTATTTAAAAGCATGGTACGCAGCACTTCTTTTCCTTCAAAATCATTTTTAAGCGCTTCCAGCAGCTCTCCGGCCTCTACTTTATGTTTATCAAATACAAGTAGCTTTATGGCAGCCAGACTGTCTGCTAGATTAGCAACCTGAATCATCTGAATTCCAGAGAAGTTGTAACGTGCTCCTCCTGCAGTTACATCCATTCCCTTTTTCATGCATTCATCAATGACAGAGGACAGAAATGGGGAGGGCAGCAAGTCTATATGAGCTTTTTCCACCTCTTCACAAGCCTTTACCATTACATCCATGTATTCATCTAAGTATCTTTGAAATACGGCTTCCAGTTCTTCAAAGGTTCCATAGGTGGTTAAGTCCCCATAGTCGGGGGCTAACTGTTCCCCGGTCAGAAGACATTTCCCTCCCGTCAAAGTCAGTTCCAGAGCCTTGTTAAAGTTAAACATGGCGGCATCGCTCCAACCCAGATTGTTTCCCTGGGTAGTTAGCTCCACACAGCCTACAATGGCATAATCCCTGGCATCCTTTGAGGCCACCCCCAGTTTTTCCATGGACGGAATCACCGCCTTATCATTGAAAAACTGAGGCATACCGCTTCCCATTGAAACCACCCTGACCGCCTGTTTTAAAAGAGCATCTCCCGTATGCTCATGGAGCCTTACGGAAAGATTCGGCTGGGGAAGCCCTAAGTGTTCCTGGGCCTTTAGCAGAAGAAACGAGAGATCATTGACGAAATCATTTCCCTCAGCATCCTGACCGCCTATGGCAATATTAAATCCAATGGGAAAGCCTGCAAAAAACTTGGCGCTGTTAGCATTACGCATATATACGATCTCATTGAATTTCAGCCATAGGCACTCGATGATCTCCAATGCTCCCTGTTCATTAAGACGCCCTTGCTTTCTGTCCCGGTCAAAATATTCCCAGAGGTATTCATCCATCCTTCCCGGCGAGAAGGAAGAGGCATTGGATTCCATATGAAGGATCACAAAAAGGAACCATAAGGACTGAACCGCCTCTTGGAAGGTTTCCGGCGGCTGTTCGGAAACCTTTTTGCAGATGCGTGCTACTTCTTCCATGCTGCAGCGCCCGTCTCTATCCTCTTCCCCTTGTGCCATGTCCAGCAAAAGCTTTTGATATCGCTGCATGAAATGAATAGATCCGCTCATTACGATCGACACGCTTTCAAAAAATTCTCTTTGCTGCCCTCCTGCGATCCTTAAACGGTCATCCGCATCCTGTTTGATTCCTGCCGGACCTTTATGCAGCCATTCCTTACAGTTTGGGCATATATGGCCCTGGGCATGGTCTTTCTGGTTGATTTTCACCACCTTTGCAATATGATCGATTTCTTTTCCGTAACGTTCCCGCAGCACATCTTCTAAGGACTTCCCCCTCCAGTAAGGCATGATATTCTCACGGAAATATGTAATGTCTTCCTGTCTGACTTCAAATCTGTCCTGGGGTCTGACCGGCAGGGTCTCAAATTCCCGGTCCACCCAGGTACTTCCGCTTTCCGGAAAGACAACTCCATACCGTACCCCGGCCGTCCGGTTTCCTACAATCAGCTCTTCCGGCTCGGCGTGGATTTCCATCTGCTTTAATGCAGCCTTTAACGACAATGCCCGCTGGATGATTCTCGGTTTTTCTTCATTTGCCTTGTAGGTATCCGTGATGATCTTTGCCTGCTCAATCGATGCATATCTTGGCTCAGAAAGCATCTTATTTTTCAGGATACTTATACGGTCTGTCATTATCAGATTCTCCATGTACTTTTTCCTTATATTTATTTTTTTTTATTCTTCTTTATTATTTTTTCTGATTTCAGTATATTCCCCTATACTGTCTTTGTCAATGACATCATGATTATCTTTTATTACTTTTTATTTTTTAGAACATACACGAATATGTAAAATTTTAGATCTTCCGAATGCCCTTGCAAATGGAGGAACTGATTTTTACCTGGATAACATAAAAAACACGCCTTCCCCCCTACGCCAGAACGGAAAAGCATGTTTTTAATCTGATCTTTTATCTTTATAGCCACTCAATAGTAAGCTCTTTTAATTTTTCTTCTATTTCGGAAGGGGGCTTCCGTTCCATGACAGCGCCGGTAAAACTATCAATTCTCGCATATTTATAAGTGCCGTCGGTATTAAATTTCCTGGTCTCCAGCATCATATAAGCGTTTTTGCTCACTTCCAGCACTGTGCTTTTTGTAAGCCCGTCTTCCACCATATAAGTCGAAACGTTATTTTCAAACACATCAACTCCAACGGCTCCAAGGAATGCGATGTCAAACCGGAAGTCTGAGATCTGCTTATTGGTAAAGCTTCCTGCAAACCCATCTTTTCCTATGCTGAATACCCCTCCGATAAAAATGAACCTGGCAGTGGTAGGAACCATGAATTCCAGCATGATATCCACCATATTGGTAACAACCGTAATATTTAAGGAAGATTTTGTAATGAGCTTCGCCAGTTCCAGATTTGCAGTTGAAATATCCAGGAATACCATATCTCCGTCCTTAATCAGTTCCATAGCTTTAGCGGCAATCTTTTGCTTGGCCTCAATGTTCTTGTCTTTTCTTTGGGACACGTTCAAGTCATGAACATTGACCCTTTTTTTCATAGCTCCGCCATATGTCTTTTTTAAAAGTCCCTTTCTCTCAAGAAACGTCAGATCTTTCCGTATGCTGTCTTCCGTTACCTGATACTTCTCGCTGAGTTCTTTTACGCGCACGGAACCATTTTTGTTAACAAGAGCCACAATTTGATTCTGCCTTTCTTCTGCAAACATACAACCGCCTCCGCTTATTACTTTTTCCTATTATATCATATTTCTTATTGATGTGCATTAGGATTTTTCTGATTTGTCTGTCTTGGAAAAAATCCGGCGTTTGAAGCTGGCTCGTCTTTGACATATAAATGAGCCGTGTCCCCCATTCCCTTGCATCGGAAATAAGCCTCCCCCTCTATCCTCTCTTCCGTCTCCAGTGTGGTGACCGATGAGGGTGCCAGAAAAATGCCATGCCACAATAGTGGAGCCGGGATTCCCAGCAAATGGGACAGCATAACGCAGATCACACCAAAATGGCAAAACAGGACGATGGTACCATCACTCCCCGGAACCGCCCGGTACATTCCGCCTTCCCTCAGATACCCATGTTTCTTTAATATTTCATCAAGCCCGGCAGCTACTTTTTCATATTCTTCTTTTACAGGCCCTGTTTTCATCCTTTCATTTTCAAACCATAAATCTCTGTCATAAAGTTCCTTCTGGTTTGTCCAGTAGCCGGGCATAAAATCCCAGGGTATGGTCTTAGTCTCACCGGCCCCGTTATCAACCGGCGCATGAAATTCTCTGAGCCAGGGCAATATCTCTGCCTCAGCATGTAATGACTGCAATGTTGCTTTTGCAGTATCCTTGGCTCTTCCTAGAGGTGAGCAATAAAAAGCGGAAACTGAAAGCTTGCTGATCCTTTCGGAAAGCAAATCTGCCTCTTTCCAGCCTTTTTCTGTAAGAGAGTCAATGGAATAGTCTGGTTCTCCGTGCCTTATTAAAATTAGCTTCATACCTGTCCTCTTTTCTGTACTGATGATAGTCCTTTTTATCATAGCATTTTTTATAAACATACACAATAAAACCTCAAATCCCATATCAACAGAAGATTTAATTGAAATAGCAAAATGGCGATACTGCAATCTACAGTATCGCCATCTTGCTATATTTTTTTGCTCTAACGAATACCGCTTACCATATCACTGATAACAGCGGCATCAAGACCCTCCTCTTCAAAACCAACGGAAACGGAATAAGTATACTCGCTGTCCGCCCATGTTGCCACGCTGACTTTGCCATGATTTCCTCTGGTGGAAATCCGCAAGCTGCAGACAGCAACAGTTTTGTTTTCGCTATATTCATTATAGTCGCCACTGATATCATCATTGCCCTTTGCTTTACGGATAAGAATTTCTTTTTCGCCGTTCTCATAGAAAACTTGAATCATCTTTTTTCCAATGATTTCAATCATGTTTTGGGAATAGCCTTCCGGCATTTTTTCAGGAAGAGCTAATTTAAAACCGGCTTGCTTTTCAGCTTCCTGAAGAGAATTACATTCGCTAAAAGGGTTTGGCATTCCAATCGCAATGCCTGTTTCTTCATCAGAATCCTTATTGCTGATTACCATAATACCTGGAGCTTTTTGACCGACAGCTTGCTGTTTAGAGTCCTCCATAGCAAAAGCAGAACCGGCGTCAGCTACAATGGATAGTGCCATAACAGCACAAAGTGTGGGTGCTATAAATTTTTTCATAATCGTTTCTTCCTTTCATTTTGGGATTTGATATAAAACCACTTTTGTGGTTCTTACCCGTATACAAATGAGAAAAGGAAAATGTTGCAAGGAAAAAATTGGACTTTGGGGATAACAACAGCAAGGCAATAAGTAAATAAGGCAGATGCGATTGGCTTTATAGACCATCGTATCTGCCAGTATAGTTACACCTTAGATTAACTAAGTTATAATAGGAGAACAGAAAGCTCTTTTTATAACTTACTTTATACTCTGTATTGTATCCAGCATTTCCTGTTGGGAAACTGGTTCAATGTATTGCACAGAGTAAGAATATCCACCATTTTGCCAGACAGCAAGTAGATACTGTCCATCACTTCCTTTAATCGTAACATCGTAACCATTTATCACATGGCTTTCTAGGCTTGTAAAATCGCCATAGTATCCGCTAACGTCCTCATCACCAGTCGCAATTCTAAAAATAACTGTGTTGTCTGATCCAGCGTACTCTATCTCTGCAAGCTTACCCCAGTAAGAAGTGTATTTTACGGACTCAATTTCAAAGGGCAGTTCATGGATCTCCTTTACCGTAAAACCTACGGCATCAGTTAGCTCCGCAACTGAATGATACGACACAATATCAGGGACTATCTGTACCGGAGGTTCACTTGGTAAATTAATGGTATTGTGGACAATTACAGAACCAACAATCAAAACCGCAAAGCATGCCGCTATGGACAGATACTTTTTGTACTGTGGGAAAGGGAGCGTCTTTTTAGAAGTTTTTTCGAGATCAAGTTTGCTGATGTTATTTAGAATTCTATCTCGCATCTCATTGGTAACTTCGATGTTTTTCATAGCTTTATCATACCTATTCTTCAAAGTCATACACCTCCTTCAGCACATCTTTTAGCTTCTTTCTTGCCCTTAGCAGCAAGGAGCGGACAGTTGCGTCATTTTTTGATAATAGCGAAGCAATTTGTGCCGTAGAATATCCCTCATGATAGTAAAGGTGGACAACCTCACTGTACTTGGCTGGCAGCTGTTTTACAGCATCCCATACAAAAGCCAGGTCCTCGGTTTCGGCAACCGCCAGCGTTTCGCTTAATTCATCTGTCCTTCGGATCCTGTTATAGGTTATTATCTTATTTT encodes the following:
- a CDS encoding DeoR/GlpR family DNA-binding transcription regulator, with the translated sequence MFAEERQNQIVALVNKNGSVRVKELSEKYQVTEDSIRKDLTFLERKGLLKKTYGGAMKKRVNVHDLNVSQRKDKNIEAKQKIAAKAMELIKDGDMVFLDISTANLELAKLITKSSLNITVVTNMVDIMLEFMVPTTARFIFIGGVFSIGKDGFAGSFTNKQISDFRFDIAFLGAVGVDVFENNVSTYMVEDGLTKSTVLEVSKNAYMMLETRKFNTDGTYKYARIDSFTGAVMERKPPSEIEEKLKELTIEWL
- a CDS encoding DUF4367 domain-containing protein, which gives rise to MKKFIAPTLCAVMALSIVADAGSAFAMEDSKQQAVGQKAPGIMVISNKDSDEETGIAIGMPNPFSECNSLQEAEKQAGFKLALPEKMPEGYSQNMIEIIGKKMIQVFYENGEKEILIRKAKGNDDISGDYNEYSENKTVAVCSLRISTRGNHGKVSVATWADSEYTYSVSVGFEEEGLDAAVISDMVSGIR
- a CDS encoding histidine phosphatase family protein, translating into MKLILIRHGEPDYSIDSLTEKGWKEADLLSERISKLSVSAFYCSPLGRAKDTAKATLQSLHAEAEILPWLREFHAPVDNGAGETKTIPWDFMPGYWTNQKELYDRDLWFENERMKTGPVKEEYEKVAAGLDEILKKHGYLREGGMYRAVPGSDGTIVLFCHFGVICVMLSHLLGIPAPLLWHGIFLAPSSVTTLETEERIEGEAYFRCKGMGDTAHLYVKDEPASNAGFFPRQTNQKNPNAHQ
- a CDS encoding glycyl-radical enzyme activating protein, which codes for MGNIKHMEGINLEERTVKGIVFDIRRFSTHDGGGIRSTVFLKGCPLSCVWCHNPEGISRTVRPLYFPNKCIGCQICCSLSENSGILMTEKGIRLDITKTEDWDRIIEECPSGAILWDSARLTVEEAVEEVLRDAPFYKYGGGVTLSGGEPLLQPEFVLSFLKEMKKRNIHTAIETALHVPTETLEAVLPWLDLIYADFKIFEPEAHKKYTGVTNERIKKHIRLLLESENRDHVIIRTPMIPGLTTKDDNIAGISRFISALSKKVSYEILNYNPLGEAKYHLVDKTYCFKDNPEPYSRQDMERFAEIARSNGVNHIILEA
- a CDS encoding glycyl radical protein, with amino-acid sequence MENLIMTDRISILKNKMLSEPRYASIEQAKIITDTYKANEEKPRIIQRALSLKAALKQMEIHAEPEELIVGNRTAGVRYGVVFPESGSTWVDREFETLPVRPQDRFEVRQEDITYFRENIMPYWRGKSLEDVLRERYGKEIDHIAKVVKINQKDHAQGHICPNCKEWLHKGPAGIKQDADDRLRIAGGQQREFFESVSIVMSGSIHFMQRYQKLLLDMAQGEEDRDGRCSMEEVARICKKVSEQPPETFQEAVQSLWFLFVILHMESNASSFSPGRMDEYLWEYFDRDRKQGRLNEQGALEIIECLWLKFNEIVYMRNANSAKFFAGFPIGFNIAIGGQDAEGNDFVNDLSFLLLKAQEHLGLPQPNLSVRLHEHTGDALLKQAVRVVSMGSGMPQFFNDKAVIPSMEKLGVASKDARDYAIVGCVELTTQGNNLGWSDAAMFNFNKALELTLTGGKCLLTGEQLAPDYGDLTTYGTFEELEAVFQRYLDEYMDVMVKACEEVEKAHIDLLPSPFLSSVIDECMKKGMDVTAGGARYNFSGIQMIQVANLADSLAAIKLLVFDKHKVEAGELLEALKNDFEGKEVLRTMLLNKVPKYGNDVDWVDQMGAKWAEYFKNRLSRYTNYRGGKYHTGMYTVSAHVPMGENVGASPDGRYARQPLADGGMSPVYGRDTTGPTAVLKSVSKLDKNLTTNGGLLNMKFLPEFFRTEQGINKFALLLRAFVDLEIPHIQFNVVRKEDLIAAKKNPEQYRSLTIRVAGYTAYFTELADELQNEIIARTSYADI